One genomic window of Ignavibacteriales bacterium includes the following:
- the arcC gene encoding carbamate kinase, whose protein sequence is MIKLAVVAFGGNALLRAGQSGTADEQEQNSYDTCKKLIPLLEQGFNLVITHGNGPQVGNIYLRSDAGYSVYNIPKMPLDIAVADSQGEIGYMIERQMRNLLIEYGINKKIITILTQVLVDRNDDSFKDPSKPVGPYYLKEEAELMSKANNWIFKEDPRKRGWRRVVASPIPLDIINAEIIGNLAKAGHIVIASGGGGIPVYLDEKKTYRPIEDAVIDKDLASALLASEIGADTYYILTDVAKVCINFNKPTQKEIDVLNLEEAKEYFKQGQFPAGSMGPKILAAIKFVENSGRETVITEATQLGIPNSGTRIIK, encoded by the coding sequence ATGATTAAGTTAGCCGTTGTTGCCTTTGGCGGCAACGCCTTACTTCGTGCCGGGCAATCCGGTACAGCCGATGAACAGGAGCAAAATAGTTACGACACGTGTAAGAAATTAATTCCGCTTTTAGAACAGGGTTTTAACCTGGTAATTACTCATGGTAATGGACCGCAGGTTGGAAATATTTATTTAAGAAGCGATGCCGGTTATTCGGTTTACAATATTCCCAAAATGCCACTCGATATTGCAGTAGCCGATTCTCAAGGTGAAATTGGATATATGATAGAACGTCAGATGCGTAATTTGTTAATTGAATATGGTATTAACAAAAAAATCATTACGATTTTAACTCAGGTGCTTGTTGATAGAAATGATGATTCATTCAAAGATCCCTCTAAACCAGTTGGACCATATTATCTTAAAGAAGAAGCGGAATTAATGTCTAAAGCGAATAATTGGATTTTTAAAGAAGATCCAAGAAAACGCGGCTGGAGAAGAGTAGTTGCTTCTCCAATTCCTTTAGATATAATTAATGCGGAAATTATTGGCAATCTTGCTAAAGCCGGGCATATTGTTATTGCAAGCGGTGGCGGTGGTATTCCGGTTTATCTGGACGAAAAAAAAACATACAGACCAATTGAAGATGCAGTGATAGATAAAGATCTGGCTTCTGCTTTACTTGCGAGCGAAATTGGAGCAGATACTTATTATATTTTAACCGATGTTGCAAAGGTTTGCATAAATTTCAATAAACCAACGCAAAAAGAAATTGATGTCTTGAATCTTGAGGAAGCAAAAGAGTATTTTAAACAGGGTCAGTTTCCGGCTGGAAGTATGGGTCCAAAGATTTTAGCAGCAATTAAATTTGTAGAGAATTCTGGAAGAGAAACTGTAATTACAGAAGCAACGCAACTTGGAATTCCAAACAGTGGAACGAGAATAATTAAATAG